One part of the Aurantibacillus circumpalustris genome encodes these proteins:
- a CDS encoding OmpH family outer membrane protein, translating to MNKILLGVNAVLVAAVAFLFFKVNSLNNSSVDVTTETEKVEEKPKLPEAAKKIEQVGNAPTGKIAFVNIDKLNDESLEISDLVAETKRRKSVIEASMESLNDQYTKEVEEFQRSQKAGIATQADMEMKARKIQQLEMDAQNKQLQMDNLSQDMNEKNNNFQKNVRELLLKYNAGKYDYILSYSEAIPSMLLGNTALEITGDVIKELNADYKLAKTKKTSKK from the coding sequence ATGAATAAAATTTTACTTGGTGTTAATGCTGTTTTGGTTGCTGCGGTTGCGTTTTTATTTTTTAAGGTAAATTCTTTGAATAACTCTTCAGTAGATGTGACTACTGAAACAGAAAAGGTTGAAGAAAAACCAAAGTTGCCAGAAGCTGCAAAAAAGATTGAACAAGTAGGTAATGCACCTACTGGCAAAATAGCTTTTGTAAATATTGACAAGTTAAACGATGAAAGTCTTGAAATAAGCGATTTAGTTGCTGAAACAAAAAGGAGAAAGAGTGTTATTGAGGCTAGTATGGAGAGTCTAAATGACCAGTATACTAAGGAAGTGGAAGAATTTCAAAGATCGCAGAAAGCTGGAATTGCCACTCAAGCTGACATGGAAATGAAAGCGCGAAAAATACAACAATTGGAAATGGATGCGCAAAACAAACAGTTGCAAATGGATAATCTTTCTCAGGACATGAATGAGAAAAACAATAATTTTCAAAAAAATGTACGTGAATTGCTTTTAAAATATAATGCTGGGAAATACGATTATATATTATCATATAGTGAAGCTATTCCAAGTATGTTGCTTGGGAATACCGCGCTGGAAATTACCGGTGATGTAATAAAGGAGTTAAACGCTGACTATAAGTTGGCTAAAACAAAGAAGACTTCTAAGAAGTAA
- a CDS encoding 4Fe-4S binding protein: MAIIITDECINCGACEPECPNNAIYEGGAEWRYADGTGVKGNYTGKNSGVEVSVEDPQTPKSMDVYFIVSDKCTECVGFHDEPQCAAVCPVDCCIKDVDVVETNEQLLEKKASLHI; this comes from the coding sequence ATGGCAATTATAATAACTGACGAGTGTATTAATTGTGGTGCTTGCGAACCTGAGTGTCCAAATAATGCAATATATGAAGGCGGTGCCGAATGGCGATACGCTGATGGCACTGGAGTAAAAGGAAATTACACTGGTAAAAATAGTGGCGTTGAGGTAAGTGTTGAAGATCCACAAACGCCTAAAAGTATGGACGTTTATTTTATTGTAAGCGATAAGTGTACAGAGTGTGTTGGGTTTCACGATGAACCACAGTGCGCAGCCGTTTGTCCGGTTGATTGTTGTATAAAAGATGTTGATGTTGTTGAGACGAATGAGCAACTTTTAGAGAAAAAAGCATCATTGCATATTTAA
- a CDS encoding queuosine precursor transporter: MDFTKRKDLVFLVLAGFFITNAIVAELIGGKVVEFFGLFKQSVGIILWPVVFLLTDLINEHYGKQGVRKLTYITVGLIAYMFIVLSISLKIPTIEGSPVDDKSFVTVFGQGQWIIVGSITAFLISQLVDVSVFWMLRKRTGNKHIWLRATGSTVVSQLLDTFVVQFIAFVIPGKWTLEEFSHNAIWGYLFKLFVALCLIPMIYVGHFIINKFLHDSKPSN; the protein is encoded by the coding sequence AAAGATCTCGTTTTTTTGGTTCTTGCAGGCTTTTTTATCACGAATGCAATCGTTGCTGAATTAATTGGTGGCAAAGTGGTTGAGTTCTTTGGCCTCTTCAAACAAAGCGTCGGTATTATTTTATGGCCGGTTGTTTTTCTTTTAACCGATCTCATTAACGAACATTACGGAAAACAAGGCGTAAGAAAACTCACATACATAACCGTTGGTCTAATTGCTTACATGTTCATCGTTCTCTCCATTAGCCTCAAAATTCCAACGATTGAAGGTAGTCCAGTTGACGATAAAAGTTTTGTGACTGTTTTTGGTCAGGGTCAATGGATTATTGTTGGAAGTATTACAGCATTTTTAATTTCACAATTAGTTGACGTATCTGTTTTCTGGATGTTACGCAAACGCACAGGCAACAAACATATTTGGTTGCGCGCTACAGGAAGCACTGTTGTGAGTCAGTTGTTAGATACATTTGTAGTTCAGTTCATAGCCTTTGTTATTCCAGGTAAATGGACACTTGAAGAATTCTCACACAATGCCATATGGGGTTATTTGTTTAAATTATTTGTGGCGCTTTGTTTAATTCCGATGATTTACGTTGGACATTTTATCATTAATAAATTTTTACATGATTCAAAACCTTCTAACTAA
- a CDS encoding nucleoside triphosphate pyrophosphohydrolase family protein — protein MSKLHEKIKSVAEFHDTFKIGNADTIKLIDERDYTLRYNLIKEENEEYLEACKNNDIVEIADALGDQLYILFGTILKHGLEHKIEEVYDEIHRSNMSKLDENGQPIFREDGKILKSKLYFRPDIKKILDKSG, from the coding sequence ATGAGTAAACTTCACGAAAAAATTAAGTCTGTGGCCGAGTTTCACGACACTTTTAAAATTGGTAATGCAGATACAATTAAATTGATTGATGAAAGAGATTATACCTTGCGTTACAACCTTATTAAAGAAGAAAATGAAGAGTACTTGGAAGCCTGTAAAAACAATGATATCGTTGAAATAGCGGATGCTCTGGGGGATCAACTTTATATTTTATTTGGCACGATTTTGAAACACGGACTTGAACATAAAATTGAGGAAGTGTATGATGAAATTCACCGCAGCAATATGAGTAAGTTGGATGAAAACGGTCAGCCTATTTTTAGAGAAGACGGCAAGATTTTAAAATCGAAGCTTTATTTTAGACCAGATATTAAAAAGATTTTGGATAAATCTGGATAG
- a CDS encoding alpha-ketoacid dehydrogenase subunit alpha/beta yields the protein MMEDISLKAAQVKTKIPLEILKKAYELMFTAKSMTDLFETNKEITAKYVHATSRGHEAVQIALGLQLLPQDFLSAYYRDDSILLSIGMQPFELMLQLLAKRNDPFSGGRTYYSHPSLNRDDMPKIPHQSSATGMQAIPTTGIAMGLQYIEKNGMAKDYSGLNPIAVCSLGDASCTEGEVSEALQMASLKQLPILFFIQDNEWDISAHAREIRSQDMTEFAKGFNGLETKTIDGTDFILSYNTVKDCLDIIRKERRPMLIHAKVPLLNHHTSGVRKEWYRDDLEEAAKKDPLPRLRNQLIIGGTTAIEIKEIEETAKKLVEDDYQKALLEEDPRPEDLFDHEFAPTPITEEKGNRAPSGKQATVMVDSALFAIRELMTKHPECLLYGQDVGARLGGVFREAATLAQQFGDHRVFNTPIQEAFIVGSTVGMSAAGLKPIVEVQFADYIWPGLNQLFTEVSRSCYLSNGKWPVSMILRVPIGAYGSGGPYHSSSVESVLANIKGIKIAYPSTGADLKGLIKSAYYDPNPVVILEHKGLYWSKIKGTEDAKTIEPDEDYIIPFGKARLVIEASDKAINSGKSITIITYGMGVYWAKAAAKKFEGRVEILDLRTISPIDETAIFESARKHGKVMVLTEEPVFNGFAQSIAARISENCFESLDAPVKVIGSENMPAIPLNSTLEKTMLPNADKVEIAITALMNY from the coding sequence ATGATGGAAGATATTTCTCTAAAAGCCGCTCAAGTGAAGACGAAGATACCACTCGAAATATTAAAAAAAGCTTACGAACTTATGTTCACTGCCAAAAGCATGACAGATTTGTTTGAAACCAATAAAGAAATCACGGCAAAATATGTGCATGCCACGAGTCGGGGCCACGAGGCTGTTCAAATTGCTTTGGGATTACAATTATTACCACAAGATTTTTTAAGTGCCTACTACCGCGATGACAGTATTCTTTTGTCAATTGGTATGCAGCCTTTTGAGCTAATGCTTCAACTGCTTGCTAAACGCAACGACCCATTTTCTGGTGGCAGAACGTATTACTCACATCCAAGTTTAAATAGGGATGATATGCCTAAAATCCCTCACCAATCAAGCGCTACTGGCATGCAAGCCATTCCAACAACCGGTATTGCGATGGGCTTACAGTACATCGAAAAAAACGGCATGGCTAAAGATTATTCGGGTCTCAATCCTATTGCTGTCTGTTCTTTGGGAGATGCCAGCTGCACAGAAGGTGAAGTGTCAGAAGCTTTACAAATGGCCTCATTAAAGCAACTACCCATTTTATTTTTTATCCAAGACAACGAGTGGGACATCAGCGCCCACGCCCGTGAAATTCGCTCTCAAGATATGACGGAGTTTGCAAAAGGCTTTAACGGACTTGAAACAAAAACCATTGATGGAACAGATTTTATTCTCAGTTATAACACAGTTAAAGATTGTCTGGATATTATTCGCAAAGAAAGACGGCCAATGCTCATTCACGCCAAAGTACCTTTATTAAATCACCATACAAGCGGGGTAAGAAAAGAATGGTACCGTGATGATTTGGAAGAAGCAGCAAAAAAAGATCCACTTCCTCGTCTTCGCAATCAACTAATTATTGGGGGAACAACAGCTATTGAAATAAAAGAAATTGAGGAAACAGCTAAAAAACTCGTAGAAGACGATTATCAAAAAGCTCTTTTAGAGGAAGATCCAAGGCCAGAAGATTTATTTGATCACGAATTTGCTCCTACTCCAATAACTGAAGAAAAAGGAAACAGAGCTCCTAGCGGCAAACAAGCAACCGTTATGGTAGATTCCGCTCTTTTTGCGATAAGAGAATTAATGACCAAACATCCTGAATGTTTGTTGTACGGACAAGACGTTGGAGCCAGACTTGGCGGCGTGTTCAGAGAGGCGGCCACACTGGCGCAACAATTTGGAGATCACCGGGTGTTTAACACTCCTATTCAGGAAGCTTTTATAGTTGGTTCTACTGTTGGTATGAGTGCCGCAGGATTAAAACCCATTGTGGAAGTTCAATTTGCCGATTATATTTGGCCGGGTTTAAATCAATTATTTACCGAAGTAAGTCGCTCTTGTTATCTTTCAAACGGTAAATGGCCGGTAAGTATGATTTTACGTGTGCCTATTGGTGCTTATGGAAGTGGTGGTCCCTATCATTCAAGCAGCGTTGAAAGTGTTTTAGCAAATATTAAAGGAATTAAAATAGCGTATCCTAGCACTGGAGCCGATCTTAAAGGGCTTATTAAATCTGCTTATTACGACCCAAATCCTGTGGTGATTCTTGAGCACAAAGGATTATACTGGAGTAAAATTAAAGGTACGGAAGACGCAAAAACGATTGAGCCTGATGAAGATTATATTATTCCCTTTGGTAAAGCGCGTTTGGTAATTGAAGCAAGTGACAAAGCTATTAATTCTGGAAAATCCATCACAATTATTACTTACGGAATGGGCGTGTATTGGGCAAAAGCCGCCGCTAAAAAGTTTGAAGGCCGTGTAGAAATTTTGGATCTAAGAACCATATCACCAATAGACGAAACTGCCATTTTTGAAAGTGCCCGCAAGCATGGTAAAGTAATGGTACTCACCGAAGAACCCGTGTTTAATGGATTTGCGCAAAGTATTGCTGCTCGCATTAGCGAAAATTGTTTTGAATCTTTAGATGCCCCTGTTAAAGTAATTGGTTCCGAAAATATGCCTGCTATTCCTTTAAACTCCACCTTAGAAAAAACCATGTTACCAAATGCAGATAAAGTAGAAATTGCAATTACAGCGCTTATGAATTACTAA
- a CDS encoding gliding motility-associated C-terminal domain-containing protein, with translation MRIFFTLILINLVAICAHAQTVPAVSIVTKDTMFCTGKAITYSAVSSDSTLSYLWAVIPSKGLTSYTDLNSSSISLTFSGTVNYTVFLNVSDISGNSNTVFTIVSPKRSAIASFNASLSSEGFPANLTLTNYSQYSLKNYWKFSDAVGIDSSLSLVKEYNANGNYSVLLYSYGEEGCDDSESYDFTISETSSLILPTIFTPNRDGINDVFIPITKGILGLKAWVYNRFGVIVATWDKPKQGWDGYTTAGEECSEGVYFICVDAYGFDGVKYNLKGTITLAR, from the coding sequence ATGCGAATATTTTTTACGCTGATCCTCATAAACCTTGTTGCAATTTGTGCTCACGCCCAAACTGTGCCAGCCGTTAGTATCGTTACCAAAGATACCATGTTTTGTACCGGCAAAGCAATTACCTACTCCGCTGTATCATCAGATTCAACGCTTTCTTATTTATGGGCAGTAATTCCTTCAAAAGGCTTAACTTCTTATACAGACCTCAATAGTTCCTCTATCTCTCTAACTTTTTCCGGAACCGTTAACTATACCGTTTTTCTTAACGTTTCTGATATATCAGGTAACTCAAATACCGTATTTACGATAGTTAGCCCAAAAAGATCAGCAATTGCCTCCTTTAACGCCAGTCTTAGTTCAGAAGGTTTTCCTGCAAATCTCACGCTTACTAATTATTCGCAATACAGTCTAAAAAATTATTGGAAATTTAGTGATGCTGTTGGAATAGATAGCTCATTGAGTTTAGTAAAAGAATACAATGCCAATGGAAATTATTCAGTTTTGCTATATTCATACGGAGAGGAAGGATGCGACGATTCTGAATCTTATGACTTTACGATTTCAGAAACCTCAAGCCTTATTCTTCCAACCATATTCACTCCTAACAGAGATGGCATAAACGATGTTTTTATTCCCATTACTAAAGGGATTTTAGGTCTCAAAGCATGGGTTTACAATCGCTTTGGTGTTATTGTTGCTACTTGGGACAAACCAAAACAAGGCTGGGATGGTTACACCACGGCCGGTGAAGAATGTTCTGAAGGTGTTTATTTTATCTGTGTTGACGCCTATGGCTTCGACGGTGTAAAATATAATCTAAAAGGCACTATCACTTTAGCACGCTAA
- a CDS encoding C40 family peptidase, which produces MIKSGTYSRLLLLLFLIGAYNCKHKEKQAVALQKSSTKKQTHKLKPQSHKPSGTKSKSTDLEQKLGLNDEQIRNSKLYSFIDDWYGTPYKYGGCQKGGVDCSCFANLLYEKVYDKRIARSSVDIYKSCDEISIKEAKTGDFVFFKIGGNMVSHVGVYIWGNMFVHASNSRGVVINSLEEAYYKKYFFCAGKMKSL; this is translated from the coding sequence ATGATTAAATCTGGTACTTATAGTCGTTTACTCCTTTTATTGTTTCTAATTGGAGCTTATAATTGCAAGCATAAAGAAAAACAAGCTGTTGCGTTGCAGAAATCCTCTACTAAAAAGCAAACGCATAAATTAAAGCCTCAGTCTCACAAACCTAGTGGTACCAAGTCAAAATCGACCGATTTAGAACAAAAACTGGGACTTAATGATGAACAAATAAGGAATAGTAAGTTATATTCTTTTATTGATGATTGGTATGGGACACCCTATAAATACGGAGGTTGTCAGAAGGGTGGGGTCGATTGCAGCTGTTTTGCCAATCTATTATACGAGAAAGTGTATGATAAAAGAATTGCTCGATCGTCGGTAGATATTTATAAAAGTTGTGATGAAATAAGTATTAAAGAGGCAAAGACAGGTGATTTTGTTTTTTTTAAGATAGGGGGAAATATGGTTTCGCATGTAGGTGTTTATATTTGGGGTAATATGTTTGTACACGCAAGTAATAGTAGAGGTGTTGTTATTAATAGTTTAGAGGAAGCTTATTATAAAAAGTATTTTTTCTGCGCTGGTAAAATGAAGAGTTTATGA
- a CDS encoding heme-binding domain-containing protein, with product MKKKILLSIAALILIIQFIRIDKTNKPSPYEINILALTNPGQEISSILQNSCFDCHSNNITYPWYTNIAPVSWWIKHHINEGSQHLNFSEWGNYSSKKIDHKLKECVEMVEEGEMPMTSYTILHNSAKLTQEQRELLINWFKSLRSFESDKLKENS from the coding sequence ATGAAAAAGAAAATTCTACTTTCAATCGCCGCTCTCATTCTAATCATTCAGTTTATTAGAATTGACAAAACAAATAAACCATCACCTTATGAAATAAATATTCTCGCCTTAACAAATCCAGGTCAAGAAATAAGTTCTATTCTCCAAAACTCCTGTTTCGATTGTCATAGCAATAACATTACCTATCCCTGGTACACAAATATAGCTCCTGTATCTTGGTGGATAAAACATCATATCAACGAGGGCTCACAGCATCTTAATTTTTCTGAATGGGGAAACTATTCCTCTAAAAAAATAGATCACAAATTAAAGGAATGTGTCGAAATGGTGGAAGAAGGCGAAATGCCAATGACGTCTTACACCATTCTGCATAACTCAGCAAAACTAACGCAAGAGCAAAGAGAACTTTTAATTAATTGGTTTAAATCTTTACGTTCGTTTGAGAGCGATAAACTAAAAGAAAACAGTTAA
- a CDS encoding acyl-CoA reductase has product MTLKQRIKGFVEVGLFINRHFSSNRISHEEQLHQGLDKVIEVAHVYNNWFIPKFVNDAITNIGLFLTEKDLIGFSAPIKENKAKTVAIICAGNIPLVCFHDVLCVLLSGNNALIKPSSDDHVLLPFFLKLLVHYEPEFEKQILFAEGKLTNFDAVIATGSDNTASHLHYYFAKYPNIIRKSRSSVAILTGNEKTEDLNNLGIDIFQYFGLGCRNVSKLLVPQGYKFDTLFESLIDYGFVVNNKKYGNNYDYHRAIYLLESMAFLDNNFVMIKESNDLHSPVGVLYYQYYNGNDAIQNYLQANTNNLQCVVGENYVPFGYSQRPVITDFADNVNTLEFLVNL; this is encoded by the coding sequence ATGACTTTAAAACAAAGAATTAAGGGATTTGTTGAGGTGGGTTTGTTTATAAACCGTCATTTTTCAAGTAACAGAATTTCTCATGAAGAACAGCTGCATCAAGGGCTCGATAAAGTTATTGAAGTGGCGCATGTATACAATAACTGGTTTATTCCAAAATTTGTTAATGACGCTATCACAAATATTGGTCTATTCTTAACAGAAAAAGATCTGATTGGGTTTAGCGCTCCTATTAAGGAAAACAAGGCTAAAACAGTAGCCATTATTTGTGCTGGCAATATTCCCTTGGTTTGTTTTCACGATGTATTGTGTGTGCTTTTAAGTGGAAACAATGCATTAATTAAGCCCTCTAGCGATGACCATGTTCTTTTGCCCTTCTTTTTAAAACTATTGGTTCATTATGAACCAGAATTTGAGAAACAAATTCTTTTTGCGGAAGGTAAATTAACTAATTTTGATGCCGTCATTGCAACTGGAAGCGACAATACTGCAAGTCATTTGCACTACTATTTTGCGAAATACCCAAACATTATTCGCAAAAGTAGAAGCTCTGTTGCTATCCTCACTGGCAATGAGAAAACGGAAGATCTAAATAATTTAGGAATAGATATTTTTCAATATTTCGGTCTTGGCTGCCGCAATGTGAGTAAACTCTTGGTTCCGCAAGGTTACAAATTCGATACACTCTTCGAATCTCTCATAGACTATGGTTTTGTTGTAAATAATAAAAAATACGGGAATAATTACGATTACCACCGTGCTATCTATTTGCTTGAATCCATGGCGTTTTTAGACAATAATTTCGTTATGATTAAAGAGAGTAATGACCTTCATTCCCCGGTTGGAGTACTTTATTATCAGTACTATAACGGTAACGATGCTATTCAGAATTACCTTCAGGCCAATACAAATAACCTGCAGTGTGTGGTAGGCGAAAACTATGTTCCTTTCGGTTATTCACAGCGCCCTGTTATTACAGATTTTGCAGATAACGTGAATACACTGGAATTTTTAGTAAATTTATAA
- a CDS encoding rhomboid family intramembrane serine protease, whose product MITYTFLAIILIFSIYCFNDRNAMNKYMFHPYSIHHNKEHYRFLTHAFIHGDFMHLAFNCIALYGFGLGLEEQFFGNPNIFDPRLGKLYYILLFTGGIYAASFTEYYRNKDNPDYSSLGASGAISSILFCYIMISPLSSISFFFFPMKGWIAGVLLLGVSYFLIRRKKTSTYSDNISHESHFWGAIFGIAFILILKPKILLHFIDQIMSSFQ is encoded by the coding sequence ATGATAACCTATACTTTCTTAGCAATCATTCTTATTTTTTCTATTTACTGTTTTAACGACAGAAATGCGATGAACAAGTATATGTTTCATCCTTACTCAATACACCATAACAAAGAACACTATCGGTTCTTAACACATGCCTTTATTCATGGTGATTTTATGCACTTGGCATTTAACTGTATTGCCTTGTATGGTTTTGGTTTAGGCTTGGAAGAACAATTCTTTGGTAATCCAAATATTTTTGATCCACGATTAGGGAAACTCTATTACATTCTCTTATTTACTGGAGGAATTTACGCTGCTTCATTTACTGAATATTATAGAAATAAAGACAATCCTGATTACTCTTCCTTAGGAGCCAGTGGCGCAATTTCTTCCATCTTATTTTGTTATATCATGATAAGTCCCTTAAGTAGTATCTCCTTTTTCTTTTTCCCAATGAAAGGTTGGATTGCCGGCGTGCTTCTTTTAGGCGTGAGTTATTTTTTAATTCGCAGAAAAAAAACAAGCACATACAGCGATAACATAAGCCACGAATCTCACTTCTGGGGCGCCATATTCGGAATCGCTTTTATTCTCATTTTAAAGCCAAAAATACTCCTCCATTTTATTGATCAGATTATGTCCAGTTTTCAGTAA
- a CDS encoding ABC transporter ATP-binding protein gives MILRVNNIAFNYPNQTYFKGIRNISLQLNEGEILGLVGKSGGGKTTLLKCIYGLEDLQSGEVMLDNQKILGPSYNLIPGFEEMKLVSQEFYVLENHTVEENIFDKLIGYTNEAKQKRATSLLRLLELVNLKNTRAKHLSSGQKQRVAIARALAIIPKVLLLDEPFSNLDKLLTEKLFSFVIKEVKKNKTSVILITHLAEEALKYADTLLVLDNGRMVEQGEKWQVYYKPKNTRLAGLLGDFNLLRKNDLSKKSKLKFKSKLFLRPDKIKLTASKTNYDLELTIINCTYNGKCFEVLGETKSGNSLMVHSHKKLEVDKSFCFEINDSFIY, from the coding sequence ATTATCTTAAGGGTAAATAACATAGCATTTAATTACCCAAATCAAACCTATTTTAAAGGAATACGAAATATTTCACTTCAGTTAAACGAAGGTGAAATTTTAGGCCTTGTCGGTAAAAGTGGTGGTGGCAAAACTACATTGCTTAAATGCATTTATGGTCTAGAAGATCTTCAAAGCGGCGAAGTCATGTTGGATAACCAAAAAATTCTTGGTCCCTCTTATAATCTAATTCCAGGATTTGAAGAAATGAAATTGGTAAGCCAAGAATTTTACGTTCTCGAAAATCATACTGTTGAAGAAAATATTTTTGATAAACTTATTGGATATACCAATGAAGCCAAACAAAAAAGAGCTACAAGCCTTTTAAGACTCCTGGAACTTGTAAATTTAAAAAACACACGGGCAAAACATTTGTCAAGTGGGCAAAAGCAGCGGGTAGCCATTGCCAGAGCGCTTGCAATCATTCCAAAAGTATTATTGCTCGATGAACCTTTCAGCAATCTTGACAAGCTTTTAACAGAGAAATTATTTTCATTCGTCATTAAAGAGGTTAAAAAAAATAAAACTTCGGTTATATTGATTACTCATCTTGCCGAAGAAGCTTTAAAATATGCAGATACTCTTCTTGTATTAGATAATGGAAGAATGGTTGAGCAAGGAGAAAAATGGCAAGTATACTATAAGCCAAAAAACACAAGGCTTGCAGGACTGCTCGGCGATTTTAATCTCCTTCGGAAAAACGACCTCAGTAAAAAGTCGAAACTGAAATTTAAGTCGAAACTTTTTTTAAGACCTGATAAAATCAAACTTACAGCTTCAAAAACAAATTACGATCTTGAACTAACTATTATAAACTGTACTTATAATGGTAAGTGCTTTGAAGTATTAGGGGAAACGAAATCAGGGAATTCTCTTATGGTTCATTCACATAAAAAACTCGAAGTAGACAAAAGTTTTTGCTTCGAAATAAATGACTCTTTCATTTATTAA